One genomic region from Amycolatopsis sp. FBCC-B4732 encodes:
- a CDS encoding polysaccharide lyase 6 family protein: MRLFFVPLIAAALVVVPGPAASAATIRVTSLSALQSALDKANPGDTIALADGSYSAGSTLSIKRSGTGSAPVTVAAEHTGQATITGSKTFAFASGVSNVVLRGFKFRNGAALTVPAGASNNRLTRNDFQLTTGGNWVTVSGDDTVLDRNVFQNRTSQGVFLQVLGPSGGMAKHVHVHHNYFYNHQFGGTNGGESIRLGLSDRQSYSANALIENNLFEKADGDSEAISVKSSDNVVRYNTIRDSKGYIVLRHGNRSVVEGNLLFGSGIRFHGNDHKIVNNYVADAGDRAIVFGSGDEADSGPTSKLHDRPDRVTVAYNTVLGSNSVIDGDGGDFKPKDCVVADNVVKGTSGTLVTLPSGSTVKYEGNITFGGTAGIPSRSVDPKLVKDAAGLYRLAAGSPAIDAGVGSYPFAAKDFDLQARVGAYDVGADEYLASGATRVPLTKADVGPAAP; encoded by the coding sequence ATGCGTCTTTTCTTCGTTCCCCTGATCGCGGCGGCGCTCGTCGTCGTCCCCGGCCCGGCGGCTTCGGCCGCGACGATCCGGGTCACTTCGCTGTCGGCGTTGCAGTCCGCGCTCGACAAGGCCAATCCCGGCGACACGATCGCGCTCGCCGACGGTTCCTATTCCGCGGGCTCGACGCTGTCGATCAAGCGGTCCGGCACGGGTTCCGCGCCGGTGACCGTCGCCGCCGAGCACACCGGCCAGGCCACCATCACCGGCTCGAAGACGTTCGCCTTCGCGAGCGGCGTCTCGAACGTGGTGCTGCGCGGGTTCAAGTTCCGCAACGGCGCCGCGCTGACGGTGCCGGCCGGCGCGTCGAACAACCGCTTGACCCGCAACGACTTCCAGCTCACGACCGGCGGCAACTGGGTGACGGTCAGCGGCGACGACACCGTGCTCGACCGCAACGTCTTCCAGAACCGCACCAGCCAGGGTGTGTTCCTGCAGGTCCTCGGGCCGTCCGGCGGCATGGCGAAGCACGTCCACGTGCACCACAACTACTTCTACAACCACCAGTTCGGCGGGACGAACGGCGGCGAGTCGATCCGGCTCGGCCTCAGCGACCGCCAGTCGTACTCGGCGAACGCGCTGATCGAGAACAACCTCTTCGAGAAGGCCGACGGCGACAGCGAAGCCATTTCGGTCAAGTCGTCCGACAACGTCGTGCGCTACAACACGATCCGCGACAGCAAGGGCTACATCGTGCTGCGCCACGGCAACCGCAGCGTCGTCGAGGGCAACCTGCTGTTCGGGTCGGGCATCCGGTTCCACGGCAACGACCACAAGATCGTGAACAACTACGTGGCCGATGCCGGTGACCGCGCGATCGTGTTCGGCTCCGGCGACGAGGCCGACAGCGGGCCGACGAGCAAGCTCCACGACCGCCCCGATCGGGTGACCGTCGCGTACAACACGGTGCTGGGGTCGAACAGCGTCATCGACGGCGACGGCGGTGACTTCAAGCCGAAGGACTGCGTGGTCGCGGACAACGTCGTGAAGGGGACGTCCGGCACGCTGGTGACGCTGCCGAGCGGGTCGACCGTCAAGTACGAGGGCAACATCACCTTCGGCGGCACCGCGGGCATCCCGTCGCGCTCGGTCGACCCGAAGCTGGTCAAGGACGCGGCGGGGCTGTACCGGCTGGCCGCCGGGAGCCCGGCGATCGACGCCGGGGTGGGCTCGTACCCGTTCGCGGCGAAGGACTTCGACCTGCAGGCCCGCGTCGGCGCCTACGACGTCGGCGCCGACGAGTACCTCGCGTCCGGTGCGACCCGCGTTCCCCTCACGAAAGCCGACGTCGGACCGGCCGCTCCGTAG
- the rnc gene encoding ribonuclease III, producing MGGKTPGGPPADPAPLLEALGVTLDPELLGLSLTHRSYAYENGGLPPNERLEFLGDAVLGLVVTDHLYTTHPDLPEGQLAKLRASVVNMHALARVARGLGEGGLGAHLLLGKGEELTGGRDKASILADGLEAVIGATYLAHGIEIARKLVHHLFDGLLAEAPLRGAGLDWKTSLQELTASAGLGVPEYRVEDTGPDHRKEFTATVLVASRPLGDGSGSTKKEAEQKAAETAWRSLSAELEAQKKDEPES from the coding sequence ATGGGGGGCAAGACGCCCGGGGGACCACCAGCCGATCCGGCGCCGTTGCTCGAGGCGCTCGGGGTCACACTCGACCCCGAGCTGCTCGGGCTGTCGCTGACCCACCGCTCGTACGCGTACGAGAACGGGGGCCTGCCGCCGAACGAGCGGCTGGAGTTCCTCGGTGACGCCGTGCTCGGCCTGGTCGTCACCGATCACCTGTACACCACGCATCCCGACCTGCCCGAGGGCCAGCTCGCGAAGCTCCGCGCCAGCGTCGTCAACATGCACGCGCTGGCCCGGGTCGCGCGCGGGCTCGGCGAGGGCGGGCTCGGGGCGCACCTGCTGCTCGGCAAGGGCGAAGAGCTCACCGGCGGCCGGGACAAGGCGAGTATCCTCGCCGACGGCCTGGAGGCGGTGATCGGTGCGACGTACCTCGCGCACGGCATCGAGATCGCCCGCAAGCTCGTGCACCACCTCTTCGACGGTCTGCTCGCCGAAGCGCCGTTGCGCGGGGCCGGGCTCGACTGGAAGACGAGCCTGCAGGAGCTGACGGCGTCGGCCGGTCTCGGCGTGCCCGAGTACCGGGTCGAGGACACCGGGCCGGACCACCGCAAGGAGTTCACGGCCACGGTGCTGGTCGCTTCGCGTCCGCTCGGCGACGGTTCCGGGTCGACGAAGAAGGAAGCGGAGCAGAAGGCCGCCGAGACGGCTTGGCGTTCGCTCTCCGCCGAACTCGAGGCCCAGAAGAAGGACGAACCGGAGTCCTGA
- the rpmF gene encoding 50S ribosomal protein L32: MAVPKRKMSRSNTRSRRSQWKAAPVQLVPCSNRACKQPKLQHIACPSCGQHNGRQVVEPA; encoded by the coding sequence GTGGCCGTCCCGAAGCGGAAGATGTCGCGATCCAACACGCGCTCCCGCCGCAGCCAGTGGAAGGCGGCTCCGGTGCAGCTGGTGCCCTGCTCCAACCGCGCCTGCAAGCAGCCGAAGCTCCAGCACATCGCGTGCCCGTCGTGCGGCCAGCACAACGGCCGCCAGGTCGTCGAGCCCGCCTGA
- a CDS encoding DUF177 domain-containing protein has translation MSENKTPQLDDRSPWVIDTRELGRHAGLSRAVQRSVPVETPLGVPDVITIEAGSELELDLMLESVVEGVLVSGTATAIAKGACARCLDPLTEEVEVEVQELFAYPGSATEETTDEDEIPRLVDDRIDLEPTVRDAIVLALPLAPLCTEDCAGLCIDCGVKWADLEPGHGHEKIDPRWAALVERFDENAGEMPGPH, from the coding sequence ATGTCCGAGAACAAGACCCCCCAGCTCGACGACCGAAGCCCCTGGGTGATCGACACCCGTGAGCTCGGCCGTCACGCCGGCCTCAGCCGCGCCGTCCAGCGCAGCGTGCCGGTGGAGACGCCGCTCGGCGTCCCCGACGTCATCACCATCGAGGCGGGCTCCGAGCTCGAGCTCGACCTGATGCTCGAATCCGTCGTCGAAGGCGTCCTGGTCAGCGGCACCGCCACGGCGATCGCCAAGGGCGCCTGCGCCCGCTGCCTCGACCCGCTGACCGAAGAGGTCGAGGTCGAGGTCCAGGAGCTGTTCGCCTACCCGGGGTCGGCCACGGAGGAGACCACCGACGAGGACGAGATCCCCCGGCTGGTCGACGACCGGATCGACCTCGAACCCACCGTCCGCGACGCGATCGTGCTGGCTCTGCCGCTGGCCCCGCTGTGCACCGAAGACTGCGCCGGGCTCTGCATCGACTGCGGCGTCAAGTGGGCCGATCTCGAGCCCGGACACGGGCATGAGAAGATAGATCCTCGGTGGGCCGCACTCGTCGAGCGCTTCGACGAGAACGCGGGCGAAATGCCCGGGCCCCACTGA
- a CDS encoding DivIVA domain-containing protein, producing MYRVFEALDELVTIVEEARGVPMTSSCVVPRGDVLELLDDVRDALPAEVDDAQDVLDKRDDLIHAARKEAGEAVAGANAEAERTIAEATDEAERILADARARAEAMLADAHDQADRTVAAGQAEYQNLTDRSRAESERMVQAGRDAYDRAIEDGRAEQSRLVAQTEVVQAAHAESARIVDEAHAEADRQRQDCDAYVDGKLAEFSELLATTLRTVDSGRNHLRSPANLPSGGGRPTLYDYQV from the coding sequence GTGTACCGGGTTTTCGAGGCGCTCGACGAGCTCGTCACCATCGTCGAGGAGGCGCGCGGCGTCCCGATGACGTCCAGCTGCGTGGTGCCGCGCGGCGACGTGCTGGAACTCCTGGACGACGTCCGCGACGCACTGCCGGCGGAGGTCGACGACGCCCAGGACGTCCTCGACAAGCGCGACGACCTGATCCACGCCGCCCGCAAGGAAGCGGGCGAAGCGGTGGCGGGCGCGAACGCCGAGGCCGAGCGGACGATCGCCGAGGCGACCGACGAGGCCGAGCGCATCCTGGCCGACGCGCGCGCCCGCGCGGAAGCGATGCTCGCCGACGCCCACGACCAGGCCGACCGCACGGTCGCGGCGGGCCAGGCCGAGTACCAGAACCTCACCGACCGCTCCCGCGCGGAGTCCGAGCGCATGGTCCAGGCCGGCCGCGACGCCTACGACCGCGCCATCGAGGACGGCCGCGCGGAGCAGTCCAGGCTGGTCGCCCAGACGGAGGTCGTCCAGGCGGCCCACGCCGAGTCGGCCCGCATCGTCGACGAGGCCCACGCGGAGGCCGACCGCCAGCGCCAGGACTGCGACGCGTACGTGGACGGCAAGCTGGCGGAGTTCTCGGAGCTGCTGGCGACGACGCTGCGAACGGTGGATTCGGGCCGCAACCACCTGCGTTCCCCGGCCAACCTCCCGAGCGGCGGCGGCCGGCCCACGCTGTACGACTACCAGGTGTGA
- a CDS encoding ribonuclease domain-containing protein, producing MTNYRSRLVAVLFALLATLFTGVTAAEAVTSSPAVAEQNSCGDLSGFTHKALSSLPAEATTTYNLIQKGGPFPYPKNDGVVFDNREGILPSCTSGYYHEYTVPTPGSSTRGTRRIVTGSGGEYFYTGDHYATFQVIDVGGGTTHACGDLSGLAKIGYSQLSAAARAVVDSARNGTSAGTTYENREGVLPACASGYYKLFAVGTNDRVISGGAGELAYTPDHYATFKRVDLNS from the coding sequence ATGACCAACTACCGATCACGCCTGGTCGCGGTTCTCTTCGCGCTCCTGGCCACGTTGTTCACGGGGGTCACCGCCGCCGAAGCGGTGACGAGTTCGCCCGCCGTCGCGGAGCAGAACTCCTGCGGGGACCTGTCGGGCTTCACGCACAAGGCGCTTTCGTCGCTGCCGGCGGAGGCGACGACGACGTACAACCTGATCCAGAAGGGGGGCCCGTTCCCGTACCCGAAGAACGACGGAGTCGTCTTCGACAACCGGGAAGGCATCCTCCCGTCCTGCACGTCGGGCTACTACCACGAGTACACGGTGCCGACCCCGGGTTCGAGCACCCGCGGCACGCGCCGCATCGTGACCGGCTCGGGCGGCGAGTACTTCTACACGGGCGACCACTACGCGACGTTCCAGGTGATCGACGTCGGCGGCGGCACCACCCACGCGTGCGGCGACCTGTCCGGCCTGGCGAAGATCGGCTACTCGCAGCTCTCGGCGGCGGCCCGCGCGGTCGTGGACAGCGCCCGGAACGGCACCTCGGCGGGGACGACGTACGAGAACCGCGAAGGCGTGCTCCCGGCCTGCGCGTCCGGCTACTACAAGCTGTTCGCGGTGGGCACGAACGACCGGGTGATCTCGGGCGGGGCGGGCGAGCTGGCCTACACCCCCGACCACTACGCCACGTTCAAGCGCGTCGACCTGAACTCCTGA
- the coaD gene encoding pantetheine-phosphate adenylyltransferase translates to MRRAVCPGSYDPATNGHLDIIERAAQLFDEVVVAVGVNRSKKGLFEVPERLEMLREITAKLGNVRIDSWEGLLVDYCRDNGIVAIAKGLRSVSDFDYELQMAQMNRELTGVETLLMANNPAYGFVSSSLVKEVAALGGDIEHLVPPIVYERLTEKFPKLGA, encoded by the coding sequence ATGCGGCGTGCGGTCTGTCCCGGTTCCTACGATCCGGCCACCAACGGGCACCTCGACATCATCGAGCGGGCGGCCCAGCTGTTCGACGAGGTCGTCGTCGCGGTGGGGGTGAACCGGTCGAAGAAGGGGCTCTTCGAGGTCCCCGAGCGGCTCGAGATGCTCCGCGAGATCACCGCGAAGCTCGGCAACGTGCGGATCGACTCGTGGGAAGGCCTGCTGGTCGACTACTGCCGCGACAACGGCATCGTGGCGATCGCCAAGGGCCTGCGCTCGGTCAGCGACTTCGACTACGAGCTGCAGATGGCGCAGATGAACCGCGAGCTCACCGGCGTCGAGACGCTGCTGATGGCGAACAACCCGGCGTACGGGTTCGTGTCCAGCTCGCTGGTCAAGGAGGTCGCCGCGCTCGGCGGCGACATCGAGCACCTGGTGCCGCCGATCGTCTACGAGCGCCTCACGGAGAAGTTCCCGAAGCTCGGGGCCTGA
- the rsmD gene encoding 16S rRNA (guanine(966)-N(2))-methyltransferase RsmD, with translation MTRIVAGTAGGRRLKVPPKGTRPTSERVREALFNALETAGELDGARVLDLYAGSGALGLEALSRGASDALFVESDRRAVEVLRGNVAALGLGGTVRAGQVEAVVAAPAPASYDLVLADPPYAVDAAALGSVLAALAAGGWLGRAALVVVERAARDGEPDWPPGFAPSRAKKYGDTAVFWAEYTPVA, from the coding sequence GTGACCAGGATCGTGGCCGGAACGGCGGGCGGACGGCGGCTCAAGGTGCCGCCCAAGGGCACCCGGCCGACGTCGGAACGCGTGCGGGAAGCCCTGTTCAACGCGCTGGAGACGGCGGGGGAGCTGGACGGCGCCCGCGTTCTCGACCTCTACGCGGGCTCCGGGGCGCTCGGCCTCGAAGCGCTTTCGCGCGGCGCGTCGGACGCGCTGTTCGTGGAGTCCGACCGGCGCGCGGTGGAGGTGCTGCGCGGCAACGTCGCGGCGCTGGGCCTGGGCGGCACCGTCCGGGCCGGGCAGGTCGAGGCCGTCGTCGCCGCGCCCGCGCCCGCTTCCTACGACCTGGTGCTGGCCGACCCGCCCTACGCCGTGGACGCGGCGGCGCTCGGGTCCGTGCTGGCGGCGCTGGCCGCGGGCGGCTGGCTGGGCCGGGCCGCGCTGGTGGTGGTCGAGCGCGCGGCTCGCGACGGCGAGCCGGACTGGCCGCCCGGCTTCGCGCCCTCGCGCGCGAAGAAGTACGGCGACACGGCGGTCTTCTGGGCCGAGTACACGCCTGTGGCGTGA
- a CDS encoding ATP-binding domain-containing protein codes for MSEPRVRRAEIAIEQAHVDRVYTRLDELRAQAEAMRTKGYEIGQGAQREAIFEQASMLFERDMMVYHANQTLQTLDAEYEGLVFGRLDHLDDAERTYVGRLGIRDAEFDNLVTDWRAPAAAAFYQATAEEPMDVVRRRVIRCSGQNVLDVDDDVLIADAVPEDMQIVGEGALMAALGRSRGERMRDIVATIQKEQDEVIRAPWRGVTEITGGPGTGKTAVALHRAAYLLYRYRRQLGGAGVLVIGPSGVFTSYISRVLPSMGETNVELRALGEVLDGLEATRQDAAPLAAVKGSLRMRKILLRALRDTPPEAPDEMRIVYRGEVLKLNARDLEKVRRKAHTQGAPPNRSRIRAAELLLDALAAKAEEYAKADGKPFERADLITELGERIDFHRFLVVWWPVLYPAQILKWLGEEKRLAAASKGILNRGEISMLAADLADRSRGWSIADVALLDELRVLIGPPPKRKRRQVIEVEPQRSGGTPTRPEHYDEYSHVVVDESQDLSPMQWRMVGRRGKYASWTVVGDPVQSSWPDPAEAAQARDQAFGVKTARRRFTLRTNYRNSAEIFDLAAKVVAGHAESGELPVAVRKTGVEPEVRPVEATGLASATQAAVKELLGGVEGTVGVITAMDRVPEVAGWLPGQADERLKVVGSLDSKGLEYDAVVLVEPNDLITESTTGRRVLYVALTRATQQLIVLASNPDWLPPA; via the coding sequence GTGTCGGAACCTCGGGTCAGACGGGCCGAGATCGCCATCGAACAAGCCCACGTCGATCGCGTGTACACCCGTCTGGACGAACTGCGTGCCCAAGCCGAGGCGATGCGCACGAAGGGCTACGAGATCGGCCAGGGCGCGCAGCGCGAGGCGATCTTCGAACAGGCGTCGATGCTGTTCGAGCGGGACATGATGGTCTACCACGCCAATCAGACGCTCCAGACGCTCGACGCCGAGTACGAGGGGCTCGTCTTCGGCAGGCTCGACCACCTCGACGACGCCGAACGCACCTACGTCGGCAGGCTCGGCATCCGCGACGCCGAGTTCGACAACCTCGTCACGGACTGGCGCGCGCCGGCCGCGGCCGCGTTCTACCAGGCCACGGCCGAGGAGCCGATGGACGTCGTGCGGCGGCGGGTGATCCGCTGCTCCGGCCAGAACGTCCTCGACGTCGACGACGACGTGCTGATCGCCGACGCCGTGCCCGAGGACATGCAGATCGTCGGCGAAGGCGCGCTGATGGCCGCGCTGGGGCGTTCGCGCGGCGAACGCATGCGCGACATCGTCGCGACCATCCAGAAGGAGCAGGACGAGGTCATCCGGGCGCCGTGGCGCGGCGTCACCGAGATCACCGGCGGGCCGGGCACCGGCAAGACCGCCGTCGCGCTGCACCGCGCGGCCTACCTCCTCTACCGCTACCGCCGCCAGCTCGGCGGGGCCGGCGTGCTCGTGATCGGGCCGTCCGGCGTGTTCACCAGCTACATCTCGCGCGTCCTCCCCTCGATGGGGGAGACGAACGTCGAACTGCGCGCGCTCGGCGAGGTCCTCGACGGCCTGGAGGCGACGCGGCAGGACGCGGCGCCGCTCGCCGCGGTCAAGGGGTCGCTGCGGATGCGGAAGATCCTGCTGCGGGCGCTGCGGGACACCCCGCCGGAGGCGCCCGACGAGATGCGGATCGTCTACCGCGGCGAAGTCCTGAAGCTGAACGCGCGCGACCTGGAGAAGGTGCGCCGCAAGGCCCACACGCAGGGCGCGCCGCCGAACCGGTCGCGGATCCGGGCCGCCGAGCTGCTGCTCGACGCGCTGGCGGCGAAGGCCGAGGAGTACGCGAAGGCCGACGGCAAGCCGTTCGAGCGGGCCGACCTGATCACCGAACTGGGCGAGCGGATCGACTTCCACCGGTTCCTGGTCGTGTGGTGGCCGGTGCTGTACCCGGCGCAGATCCTCAAGTGGCTGGGCGAGGAGAAGCGGCTCGCGGCGGCGTCGAAGGGCATCCTGAACCGCGGCGAGATCTCGATGCTGGCCGCGGACCTCGCGGACCGGTCGCGGGGCTGGTCGATCGCCGACGTGGCGCTGCTGGACGAGCTGCGCGTGCTGATCGGGCCGCCGCCGAAGCGCAAGCGCCGCCAGGTGATCGAGGTGGAGCCGCAGCGCTCCGGCGGGACACCGACGCGGCCCGAGCACTACGACGAGTACTCGCACGTGGTCGTGGACGAGTCGCAGGACCTCTCGCCGATGCAGTGGCGGATGGTCGGGCGGCGCGGCAAGTACGCGAGCTGGACCGTCGTCGGCGACCCGGTGCAGAGCTCCTGGCCGGACCCGGCGGAGGCGGCTCAGGCGCGCGACCAGGCGTTCGGCGTCAAGACCGCCCGGCGGCGGTTCACGCTGCGCACGAACTACCGGAACTCGGCGGAGATCTTCGACCTGGCGGCGAAGGTGGTGGCCGGGCACGCGGAGTCGGGCGAGCTGCCGGTGGCCGTGCGCAAGACGGGCGTGGAGCCGGAGGTCCGCCCGGTGGAGGCCACCGGCCTGGCGTCGGCGACGCAGGCGGCGGTTAAGGAGCTGCTGGGCGGGGTCGAGGGCACGGTCGGCGTCATCACGGCCATGGACCGGGTGCCGGAGGTCGCGGGCTGGCTGCCGGGGCAGGCGGACGAGCGGCTGAAGGTCGTCGGCAGCCTGGATTCGAAGGGCCTGGAGTACGACGCGGTGGTGCTCGTGGAGCCGAACGACCTGATCACCGAGTCGACGACCGGGCGGCGGGTGCTGTACGTGGCGCTGACCCGGGCGACGCAGCAGCTGATCGTGCTGGCCTCGAACCCGGACTGGCTGCCGCCGGCCTGA